From the genome of Pogoniulus pusillus isolate bPogPus1 chromosome 12, bPogPus1.pri, whole genome shotgun sequence, one region includes:
- the OLIG2 gene encoding oligodendrocyte transcription factor 2, giving the protein MDSDASLVSSRPSSPEPDDLFLTARNKGSGGGFTGGTVSSSTQSDSPPELSAELRSAMSAAGVVVVDKLGFKSSSSSSSSSSSSSSKKDKKQMTEPELQQLRLKINSRERKRMHDLNIAMDGLREVMPYAHGPSVRKLSKIATLLLARNYILMLTNSLEEMKRLVSEIYGGHHAGFHPAACPGGMGAHSAPLPGHPGHPASHPVHHPILPPAAVSSASLPGSGLSAVSSIRPPHGLLKSPSAAAAAAPLGSGFQHWGGMPCPCSMCQVSAPPHHHVSGMGTASLPRLATDTK; this is encoded by the coding sequence ATGGACTCGGACGCCAGCCtggtctccagtcgcccgtccTCCCCGGAGCCCGATGACCTCTTCCTCACGGCCAGAAATAAAGGCAGCGGCGGGGGCTTCACGGGCGGCACCGTGTCCAGCTCCACGCAGAGCGATTCCCCGCCGGAGCTGAGCGCAGAACTGCGCAGCGCCATGAGCGCTGCgggagtggtggtggtggacaaGCTGGGCTTCAAGTcctcgtcctcctcctcctcctcgtcttcctcctcctcctctaagAAGGACAAGAAGCAGATGACAGAGccggagctgcagcagctgcgtCTGAAGATCAACAGTCGGGAGCGCAAGAGAATGCACGACCTGAATATTGCTATGGACGGTCTGCGGGAGGTGATGCCCTACGCCCACGGCCCGTCGGTGCGCAAACTCTCCAAGATCGCCACGCTTCTTCTGGCGCGCAACTACATCCTCATGCTCACCAACTCCTTGGAGGAGATGAAGCGCCTGGTCAGCGAGATCTACGGCGGGCATCACGCCGGCTTCCACCCTGCCGCCTGTCCCGGTGGCATGGGTGCCCACTCAGCGCCGCTGCCCGGCCACCCGGGCCACCCTGCTTCGCACCCTGTCCACCACCCCATCCTACCCCCCGCCGCCGTCTCTAGCGCCTCCCTGCCCGGCTCAGGCCTCTCGGCCGTCAGCTCCATCCGGCCTCCCCACGGGCTTCTCAAGTCTCcctcggccgccgccgccgccgcccccttGGGCAGCGGCTTCCAGCACTGGGGGGGGatgccctgcccctgcagcatgTGCCAGGTGTCGGCCCCGCCACACCACCACGTCTCAGGCATGGGCACCGCCAGCCTCCCCAGATTGGCCACCGACACCAAGTGA